One genomic segment of Panulirus ornatus isolate Po-2019 chromosome 3, ASM3632096v1, whole genome shotgun sequence includes these proteins:
- the LOC139759982 gene encoding uncharacterized protein isoform X1, with translation MISKMTSRSVPRLLMSIRTTTTLHPHARTPTSTPRTITSFQGLQSLVQTWKVANTLTFEEEEDTGEETSLHMEALRRWQEEAQKLREMRIHPEDLSHDAANFSSDEMVQNLKQTLEDEELVDIRRGWVATTNY, from the exons ATG ATTAGCAAGATGACCTCCCGCTCTGTACCTCGCCTCCTGATGTCCatccgcaccaccaccaccctccacccacacgcccgcacgcccacatCCACACCCAGGACCATCACCAGTTTCCAGGGGCTCCAGAGCCTCGTCCAGACATGGAAG GTTGCTAACACGTTGACTttcgaggaagaggaagacaccGGGGAAGAGACAAGCCTTCACATGGAGGCTCTCCGGCGGTGGCAGGAGGAGGCACAGAAGCTGCGGGAGATGCGGATCCATCCTGAGGACCTCTCGCATGACGCAGCCAACTTCAGCTCCGACGAAATGGTGCAAAACCTGAAGCAGACCCTGGAGGACGAGGAGCTGGTGGACATACGCCGGGGGTGGGTAGCCACCACCAACTACTGA
- the LOC139759982 gene encoding uncharacterized protein isoform X2: protein MTSRSVPRLLMSIRTTTTLHPHARTPTSTPRTITSFQGLQSLVQTWKVANTLTFEEEEDTGEETSLHMEALRRWQEEAQKLREMRIHPEDLSHDAANFSSDEMVQNLKQTLEDEELVDIRRGWVATTNY from the exons ATGACCTCCCGCTCTGTACCTCGCCTCCTGATGTCCatccgcaccaccaccaccctccacccacacgcccgcacgcccacatCCACACCCAGGACCATCACCAGTTTCCAGGGGCTCCAGAGCCTCGTCCAGACATGGAAG GTTGCTAACACGTTGACTttcgaggaagaggaagacaccGGGGAAGAGACAAGCCTTCACATGGAGGCTCTCCGGCGGTGGCAGGAGGAGGCACAGAAGCTGCGGGAGATGCGGATCCATCCTGAGGACCTCTCGCATGACGCAGCCAACTTCAGCTCCGACGAAATGGTGCAAAACCTGAAGCAGACCCTGGAGGACGAGGAGCTGGTGGACATACGCCGGGGGTGGGTAGCCACCACCAACTACTGA